One genomic segment of Hordeum vulgare subsp. vulgare chromosome 2H, MorexV3_pseudomolecules_assembly, whole genome shotgun sequence includes these proteins:
- the LOC123427831 gene encoding peroxisome biogenesis protein 6 has protein sequence MVERRPRRKPLVLASTQALLDSLPGERRGPAPPPPEPVRLRAGVLRFPARPSVPGCGGEFGELASFVALPASALRRLAVVTGTAVLVKNTDNNVGRVVKAVVLDRPSLDESKREHPDSDPVASTSSSDRVMGSLPTRSFPANGFTPLDEDVAYVSPLLAFNLGVHVSCLKLLIQKGEEPFKFCSKVFEDGSASSGTGISLHLELLPCPQVPKHALHLRVSVVRIPDCGVLASLKINSAIGGSDYQDMIDQALNEHFKFDRFLASGDVFSIHNDWNCGMISCLACNKENDRLHPPSMIYFKVTGMEPSNEPILRINRDQTALVLGGSASAPIPPCSFFSANDDSVPLHGEVVEQLASIIAPALCPSNILPRIKFSTFLYGPSGCGKRTVVRHVANHLGMHVVECCCHDLMTSSESGASAALVAAFKEAQKYSPSIILLRHFDAIGNTSSNEGPQSEQSGVAANVESVIKQYTGQRWVVKDSLPARDVIGNSYLVEPERVSSVQVILVATADSAEGMQQSIRRCFRHEVNMKTINEDQRKNLISETLHGVSTVADESIDDKFVKDISVQTSGFMPRDILALVADAGVSFAHKVALEKSSNDELEDALTASSSTTQKEENQFCKEDILSSLERAKKRNRAALGTPKVPDVKWEDVGGLEEVKKVILDTIQLPLLYKHLFSSKLPKRSGVLLYGPPGTGKTLLAKAVATECSLNFLSVKGPELINMYVGESEKNVRDIFEKARSARPCVIFFDELDSLAPARGSSADSGGVMDRVVSQLLVEIDGLSDNSQDLFIIGATNRPDLLDSALLRPGRFDKLLYIGVNTEASYRERILKAQTRKYKLHENVSLLSIAQHCPPNFTGADIYALCADAWFHAAKRSVKTLEADPSRNNDAGAEEVIVETEDFMTVLGDISPSLSMEELQNYEQLRQKIEGPSR, from the exons ATGGTGGAGAGGCGGCCGCGGAGGAAGCCGCTGGTGCTCGCGTCGACGCAGGCGCTCCTCGACTCGCTCCCGGGGGAGCGACGCGGgccggccccgccgccgccggagcccgTGCGCCTCAGGGCCGGCGTCCTCCGCTTCCCCGCCCGCCCCTCCGTCCCCGGATGCGGCGGCGAGTTCGGCGAGCTCGCCTCCTTCGTCGCCCTCCCCGCGTCCGCGCTCCGCCGTCTCGCCGTAGTCACCGGCACGGCG GTGCTTGTGAAGAATACCGATAATAATGTTGGGAGGGTTGTCAAAGCAGTAGTATTGGATCGGCCATCCCTCGATGAGTCCAAGAGAGAGCATCCTGATTCTGACCCTGTGGCCTCAACCTCTTCTTCTGATCGTGTGATGGGATCCTTACCTACTCGCTCATTTCCAGCTAATGGCTTTACACCCTTGGATGAAGACgttgcttatgtcagcccacttttGGCATTCAACCTGGGAGTGCATGTTTCCTGCCTCAAGCTTCTTATTCAGAAAGGGGAGGAACCTTTCAAGTTTTGCTCTAAAGTTTTCGAGGATGGTTCTGCTAGTAGTGGGACTGGTATTTCTCTTCACCTAGAACTTCTCCCATGCCCACAAGTGCCTAAACATGCTTTGCACTTACGGGTTTCTGTTGTGAGGATTCCTGATTGTGGTGTGCTTGCTTCCCTAAAGATAAATTCAGCCATTGGAGGAAGTGACTACCAAGATATGATAGATCAAGCTTTAAATGAACACTTCAAGTTTGATAGGTTCCTAGCAAGCGGGGATGTGTTTTCCATACATAATGACTGGAATTGTGGCATGATCTCTTGCCTAGCGTGCAATAAGGAGAATGATAGACTGCATCCTCCTAGCATGATATACTTTAAG GTAAccggcatggaaccatcaaatgaGCCGATTCTTCGTATTAACCGTGATCAAACAGCCCTTGTGCTTGGGGGAAGTGCTTCTGCTCCAATCCCTCCCTGCAGCTTCTTTTCTGCCAATGATGATTCAGTCCCTTTGCATGGCGAAGTAGTGGAGCAGTTAGCATCCATCATCGCACCAGCATTATGTCCTTCAAACATTTTACCAAGAATCAAGTTTTCCACTTTCTTGTACGGCCCATCAG GATGTGGAAAAAGAACGGTAGTCAGGCATGTTGCGAATCATCTTGGTATGCATGTGGTTGAGTGTTGCTGTCATGATCTGATGACATCATCAGAAAGCGGGGCATCTGCTGCACTTGTGGCTGCCTTCAAAGAAGCTCAGAA GTATTCTCCTTCTATAATACTTCTTCGCCACTTTGATGCAATTGGGAATACATCCTCCAATGAAGGCCCACAATCTGAGCAATCTGGCGTTGCGGCAAATGTTGAGTCTGTCATTAAGCAATACACTGGACAGCGTTGGGTTGTGAAAGACTCGCTGCCAGCAAGGGATGTGATTGGAAATTCA taCCTTGTGGAACCTGAACGTGTAAGCTCCGTTCAAGTTATACTAGTGGCAACTGCAGACAGTGCTGAAGGAATGCAGCAATCAATTAGGCGATGTTTCCGCCATGAGGTCAACATGAAAACTATAAATGAAGACCAGAGGAAGAACTTGATATCTGAAACACTCCATGGTGTCTCAACAGTTGCTGATGAG AGTATCGATGACAAGTTTGTAAAAGATATATCAGTGCAAACGTCTGGGTTCATGCCTAGGGATATACTTGCATTGGTCGCAGACGCTGGTGTGTCATTTGCACATAAAGTTGCATTGGAGAAAAGCAGCAATGATGAGCTTGAGGATGCCCTTACTGCAAGCTCTTCTACCACTCAGAAAGAAGAAAATCAGTTCTGTAAAGAGGATATTTTGTCTTCCTTAGAACGGGCTAAGAAAAGGAATCGTGCTGCATTGGGTACACCAAAA GTTCCTGATGTCAAATGGGAAGATGTTGGTGGGCTTGAGGAAGTGAAGAAGGTTATTCTAGATACAATTCAG TTACCTCTGTTGTACAAACACCTTTTTTCTTCTAAATTGCCAAAGCGATCAGGTGTCCTGTTATATGGACCTCCAGGCACCGGGAAG ACATTACTGGCGAAAGCAGTAGCAACTGAGTGCTCATTAAACTTTCTTAGCGTAAAAGGTCCAGAACTGATAAACATGTACGTTGGAGAATCAGAGAAGAATGTCAGGGACATCTTTGAGAAG GCTAGATCAGCACGCCCATGTGTAATTTTCTTCGATGAGCTTGATTCCCTTGCTCCTGCACGAGGATCCTCTGCAGATTCTGGAGGTGTGATGGATAGAGTGGTTTCTCAG TTGCTGGTGGAGATTGATGGGTTAAGTGATAACAGCCAG GACCTCTTCATTATTGGGGCTACCAATAGGCCTGACCTTCTTGATTCTGCGCTTCTCCGCCCTGGCCGATTTGATAAGCTTCTCTACATTGGTGTAAATACTGAAGCATCGTACAGGGAAAG GATACTGAAAGCACAGACTCGCAAGTACAAACTACACGAGAATGTATCTCTCTTGTCGATTGCTCAGCACTGTCCTCCAAACTTTACCGGTGCTGATATCTATGCATTATGCGCGGATGCATGGTTTCATGCTGCTAAGCGTTCC GTCAAAACGCTTGAGGCTGATCCTTCGAGAAATAACGACGCCGGTGCAGAAGAAGTCATTGTCGAGACTGAAGATTTTATGAcg GTGTTGGGTGATATCTCACCGTCATTGTCAATGGAGGAGTTGCAAAACTATGAACAGCTGAGACAGAAGATCGAAGGACCTTCTAGATGA